The proteins below are encoded in one region of Pygocentrus nattereri isolate fPygNat1 chromosome 13, fPygNat1.pri, whole genome shotgun sequence:
- the LOC108441168 gene encoding spore wall protein 2 — MAALRFGLVALLLALLSVGTWTAKAEEVDRAEADVADDEDSGHVDHEGEGGDVADEGGEEGLAEEEEEGEEETAEDDDEGEEEEVEDDEEAEEEGTQEEELTDEDEAVGEDAGEDSEDGDEDEAGATEEDSEGEEGDEDDGEAAEEGSKEEEGDDDGEAGEEHSEDEEGDEDNGEAAEEGSEEEEEEEDEEDEAEAAEEGSEEEEGNEDEPEEHFEEEEGDEVEAGDTGNQSEEDEDGASEAVDEDDGEDQEAAAEEAEGEAADEEATVEEETEAPAGEAEYHSGSLCSLCSICEHCSSCDKCPCEAGDSSAHCQHCQQCSYCYICPMVCETVCEPGGIVDVLSGTFYQTVASYL, encoded by the exons ATGGCAGCTCTGCGCTTTGGGCTGGTGGCTCTGCTGCTAGCTCTGCTGAGTGTGGGAACATGGACAGCGAAAGCCGAGGAAGTGGACCGGGCAGAAGCAGATGTGGCTGATGATGAGGACAGTGGACATGTGGACCATGAAGGGGAAGGTGGAGATGTGGCTGATGAAGGAGGGGAAGAAGGCCTAgctgaagaggaagaagaaggtgAGGAAGAGACTgctgaagatgatgatgaaggagaggaagaagaagtgGAGGATGACGAGGAGGCTGAGGAGGAAGGAACTCAGGAAGAGGAGCTAACTGATGAAGATGAAGCAGTGGGGGAAGATGCTGGAGAAGATTCTGAGGATGGTGATGAAGATGAGGCTGGAGCTACTGAGGAAGATTCTGAGGGGGAAGAGggtgatgaagatgatggtgaAGCTGCTGAAGAAGGTTCTAAGGAGGAAgagggtgatgatgatggtgaagcTGGTGAAGAACATTCAGAGGATGAAGAGGGTGATGAGGATAATGGTGAAGCTGCTGAAGAAGGTtctgaggaggaagaggaggaagaggatgaaGAGGACGAGGCTGAAGCCGCTGAAGAAGGTTCTGAGGAGGAAGAAGGCAATGAGGATGAGCCTGAAGAACATTTTGAGGAGGAAGAGGGTGATGAGGTTGAAGCAGGAGATACTGGAAACCAATCTGAGGAGGATGAGGATGGAGCTTCTGAAGCTGTCGATGAAGATGATGGTGAAGATCAAGAggcagcagcagaagaagctGAAG GAGAGGCTGCTGATGAGGAAGCCACAGTAGAGGAGGAGACTGAAGCCCCAGCTGGAGAAGCAGAGTATCACAGCGGCTCTCTGTGCAGCCTCTGCTCCATCTGTGAG cactgcagcagcTGTGATAAATGTCCGTGCGAGGCGGGAGACTCATCAGCACACTGCCAGCACTGTCAA CAATGCTCCTACTGCTACATCTGTCCGATGGTCTGTGAGACGGTCTGTGAACCAG GTGGCATTGTGGACGTGCTGTCTGGAACCTTTTATCA GACTGTGGCCTCATATCTATGA